The following proteins are co-located in the Sulfurovum zhangzhouensis genome:
- the hypE gene encoding hydrogenase expression/formation protein HypE, with amino-acid sequence MTKTITIAHGNGGAENNELIQKIFYKHFANDILSKSEDAAVIEDGRLAFTTDSFTVSPLFFSGGDIGKLAVCGTCNDLAMMGAKPKYITCSVIIEEGFSTRDLEKIVKSMKNELEINGAIVVSGDTKVVPRGSVDKLFINTTGIGEIEHKNISASALTEGMSILVSRDVGTHGATIFAAREGIELESSLKTDCASLYPQVKALMDANIKIIALRDATRGGVSAVLNEWARSSDVCIEIKEENIPVQEEVKGICEMLGFEAIDLANEGTFILAVDKEDELHALDVLQKTHVTSAIIGTVTALYKGKVLLNSSWGTKRFLDLPTGELLPRIC; translated from the coding sequence ATGACAAAAACTATCACTATTGCACATGGAAACGGCGGAGCAGAAAATAATGAACTTATTCAAAAAATATTTTATAAACATTTTGCAAATGATATTTTGTCTAAGAGTGAAGATGCCGCAGTTATAGAAGATGGAAGACTTGCTTTTACGACAGACAGTTTTACTGTTAGTCCTCTCTTTTTCTCTGGTGGGGATATAGGAAAATTGGCTGTATGTGGTACATGTAATGACCTCGCTATGATGGGTGCAAAACCTAAATACATTACTTGTTCTGTTATTATTGAAGAAGGTTTTTCTACACGTGATCTTGAAAAGATAGTTAAGAGTATGAAAAATGAGCTTGAGATTAATGGAGCTATTGTTGTAAGTGGTGATACAAAGGTTGTTCCAAGAGGCAGTGTGGATAAGCTTTTCATTAATACTACAGGTATTGGAGAAATAGAACATAAAAATATCTCTGCTTCGGCTTTAACGGAAGGAATGAGCATTTTAGTAAGCCGTGATGTTGGAACACATGGAGCAACTATATTTGCAGCACGTGAAGGAATTGAACTTGAAAGTTCGTTAAAAACAGATTGTGCTTCATTGTACCCTCAAGTTAAAGCTTTAATGGATGCTAATATAAAAATCATAGCATTGAGAGATGCTACACGTGGAGGTGTTTCTGCTGTCCTTAATGAATGGGCGCGAAGTTCAGATGTGTGTATAGAAATAAAAGAGGAGAATATTCCAGTACAAGAAGAGGTAAAAGGCATATGTGAAATGCTTGGATTTGAAGCGATTGACCTTGCGAATGAAGGAACTTTTATTTTAGCAGTGGATAAAGAGGATGAGTTACATGCTTTGGATGTGTTACAAAAAACGCATGTAACTTCAGCTATTATCGGTACAGTAACTGCATTGTATAAAGGTAAAGTACTACTTAACTCTTCATGGGGAACAAAAAGATTTTTAGATTTACCAACGGGTGAGTTATTGCCTCGTATTTGTTAA
- a CDS encoding hydrogenase maturation protein, whose amino-acid sequence MKILLICSAFNSLTQAVYTVLKDRGHQVSVAYAISEVQMLTEIEDFKPQLILCPFLKSYLPESIYENFPTFIVHPGPIGDRGPNALEYALQNHTKEWGVVIFKANKLYDGGDIYAQKNFKVRETSKASLYRQEVVKATSQALEEFFVNLKNNEVTPQILNPIHEHFNQSKRTIDWLKDDTETIIRKIHLSDSFPGVLDEILGVSCYLFGGHKEDKFRGSPKEILAKRNGAICLGTIDGAVWISHLKEVGGFKLPATYVLKEKLVGIKEDRLPLLFDKSYETFFEVSVEKRDNVAYLYFNFHNGAMSAEQCIRLKFAIEYLKGECEVLVLIGGKDFFSNGIHLNILEDSAKQGEDGWANINAMNDLVHSILYADEVVTIASFGHNAGAGGVFMGLACDYVVGKEGVILNPHYKTLGLSGSEYHTYSLPKRVGKEMAGILLDECLPLSVEKAKELGMIDEIYEEKTYYEELHNFAQNTYNDDFIWEKQDYLEKYKEQIEAFKEQELAIMHPEFWSKTSDFHTLRHKFVYKICPMETPARLKLRSNKERVYA is encoded by the coding sequence ATGAAAATACTTCTAATTTGTAGCGCTTTTAATTCACTGACACAGGCAGTTTATACAGTTTTAAAAGATAGAGGGCATCAAGTTTCAGTAGCATATGCAATAAGTGAAGTACAGATGTTAACAGAGATAGAAGATTTTAAACCACAACTTATTTTGTGCCCGTTTTTAAAAAGTTATCTGCCTGAGAGTATTTATGAAAATTTTCCTACTTTCATTGTCCATCCTGGACCTATAGGTGACAGAGGGCCCAATGCTTTGGAATATGCACTTCAAAATCACACTAAAGAGTGGGGAGTTGTCATATTTAAAGCAAATAAACTTTATGACGGGGGTGATATCTATGCACAGAAAAACTTCAAGGTACGAGAGACATCAAAGGCATCACTTTATCGTCAAGAGGTAGTAAAAGCGACATCACAAGCACTTGAAGAGTTTTTTGTTAATTTAAAAAACAATGAAGTAACACCACAAATTTTAAATCCTATACATGAACATTTTAATCAATCTAAAAGAACGATTGACTGGTTAAAAGATGACACTGAAACCATTATAAGAAAAATACATCTTTCAGATAGTTTTCCTGGTGTTTTAGATGAAATATTGGGTGTATCATGTTATCTTTTTGGTGGACATAAAGAAGATAAATTTAGAGGATCACCCAAAGAGATACTTGCTAAACGCAATGGAGCTATCTGTCTGGGAACAATAGATGGTGCTGTGTGGATATCACATCTTAAGGAAGTAGGAGGGTTTAAACTTCCTGCAACTTATGTTTTAAAAGAAAAGTTGGTAGGTATTAAAGAAGATCGTTTACCACTTTTATTTGACAAGAGTTATGAAACCTTTTTTGAAGTAAGCGTAGAAAAGCGAGATAATGTAGCATATCTGTATTTTAACTTTCATAATGGAGCGATGAGTGCGGAACAATGTATCCGATTGAAGTTTGCAATAGAGTACTTAAAAGGTGAGTGTGAAGTATTGGTATTGATTGGAGGGAAAGATTTTTTCTCTAACGGGATACATTTAAACATATTGGAAGACAGCGCTAAACAAGGTGAAGATGGATGGGCAAATATTAATGCGATGAATGATTTAGTACATTCCATACTCTATGCTGATGAAGTTGTCACCATCGCCTCTTTTGGACATAATGCAGGTGCTGGTGGTGTCTTTATGGGGCTGGCATGTGATTATGTGGTAGGGAAAGAAGGTGTCATATTAAACCCTCACTATAAAACACTGGGGCTAAGTGGGAGTGAATATCACACATATAGTTTACCAAAACGTGTAGGTAAAGAGATGGCAGGGATTTTACTAGATGAGTGTTTACCTTTGTCTGTAGAAAAAGCTAAAGAATTAGGCATGATTGATGAAATCTATGAAGAAAAGACATACTACGAAGAGTTACATAACTTTGCTCAAAATACTTATAATGATGACTTTATCTGGGAAAAACAAGATTATCTTGAGAAATATAAAGAACAAATAGAAGCCTTTAAAGAACAGGAACTTGCAATTATGCATCCAGAGTTTTGGAGTAAAACAAGCGATTTTCATACTTTACGTCATAAATTTGTCTATAAAATTTGTCCAATGGAAACGCCAGCAAGATTAAAATTAAGATCAAATAAGGAAAGAGTCTATGCATGA
- a CDS encoding nitrite/sulfite reductase — translation MKKETAAQRIERIKIEKDGLAVLEDIKQYAASNTEIDPEDIDRFKWYGLYTQNKNLQADTDNTLYFMLRIKLEHGSMNTPQMRCISQISREFAQDTADFTTRQDIQLHFIKVVDLPEIFKRLNNVGLSTVFAAGDVPRNVATCPVSGIEEKEIFDTTSLANEINDYLRGNHELVNLPRKYKIGISGCHKHCIGHEIQDLSFTAVKIDGEVLFAVTVGGGLGSNKKIALHLGYIFKEQVLDTVKTITIIYRDYGLRDSRRKARLGHLIDEWGLEKFKAFTEEKLGFAFIEKPIQEYMPYARREHFGIHKSTIVGKSYVGCAVNGGTIGSYGLNNLADILEKYNASTIKVTNTQNFIILDVPHENTEKLAKALLDINIEANPSPFKARTISCTGINFCKFAVSETKYQATWLASYLEQRFPDFDEHVSISLNGCPNSCAHPHVVDIGLMGAKVKDEEGNSVAGFELILGGNLEGEVSNFGFKTAIKILPKYLNRTVERIIEQYINSGQNGLHRFLKENIENENFIESLREVWRET, via the coding sequence ATGAAAAAGGAAACAGCAGCTCAAAGAATTGAACGCATCAAAATAGAGAAAGATGGATTGGCTGTGTTGGAAGATATCAAACAATATGCTGCTTCAAATACGGAGATAGATCCTGAAGATATTGATCGATTTAAATGGTATGGTCTTTATACGCAAAATAAAAATTTACAGGCTGATACTGATAATACACTGTATTTCATGTTGCGAATTAAATTAGAACATGGTTCTATGAATACACCTCAAATGAGGTGTATATCTCAGATATCAAGAGAGTTTGCACAAGATACAGCTGATTTTACTACTAGACAAGATATACAGTTACATTTTATCAAGGTCGTAGATCTACCGGAAATATTTAAACGTCTTAATAATGTAGGTTTAAGTACAGTATTCGCTGCGGGAGATGTACCAAGAAATGTTGCTACTTGTCCTGTGAGCGGTATAGAAGAGAAAGAAATATTTGACACTACTTCTTTGGCTAACGAAATTAATGATTATTTGAGAGGTAACCACGAACTTGTGAATTTACCAAGAAAATATAAAATAGGTATATCTGGATGTCATAAGCATTGTATTGGGCATGAGATACAAGATTTATCATTTACTGCAGTAAAGATTGATGGCGAAGTTTTATTTGCTGTTACGGTTGGTGGAGGGTTAGGTTCCAATAAAAAAATTGCACTTCATTTAGGCTACATATTCAAAGAACAGGTACTGGATACAGTTAAAACAATAACGATTATTTATCGAGATTATGGGCTTAGAGATAGTCGAAGAAAGGCTAGATTGGGGCATTTGATTGATGAATGGGGATTGGAGAAATTTAAAGCATTTACTGAGGAAAAGTTGGGATTCGCTTTTATAGAGAAACCAATTCAGGAATATATGCCGTATGCAAGAAGAGAGCATTTTGGTATTCATAAGTCAACTATAGTAGGTAAATCATATGTAGGATGTGCTGTAAATGGCGGAACAATTGGTTCATATGGATTAAATAATTTGGCTGATATTTTGGAGAAATATAATGCAAGTACAATCAAAGTTACCAATACTCAAAACTTTATTATCTTAGATGTACCCCATGAGAATACAGAGAAATTAGCTAAAGCGTTACTAGATATTAATATCGAAGCAAATCCTAGCCCTTTTAAGGCTAGAACTATATCTTGTACGGGAATAAACTTTTGTAAATTTGCAGTTTCTGAAACAAAATATCAGGCAACCTGGTTGGCATCGTATTTAGAACAAAGATTTCCTGATTTTGATGAACATGTATCTATATCGCTTAATGGGTGTCCAAACTCTTGTGCTCATCCTCATGTTGTTGATATAGGATTAATGGGCGCAAAAGTTAAAGATGAAGAAGGAAATTCAGTCGCTGGATTTGAACTTATCTTAGGAGGTAATTTAGAAGGAGAAGTCTCAAATTTTGGTTTTAAAACAGCTATAAAGATATTACCAAAATATCTCAATAGAACTGTTGAAAGGATTATTGAACAATATATTAACAGTGGACAAAATGGATTACATAGGTTTTTAAAAGAGAATATAGAAAATGAAAACTTTATAGAATCATTACGAGAGGTTTGGAGAGAGACATGA
- a CDS encoding DUF695 domain-containing protein, translating to MQEYWELYMKNLEGHPASIQFNAGISMDIEEFKYTYPIVAFVKVKLKEPNEHGMLSKDEEPEILFMEDKLEASLIKFRIGKYVGRVISDGYVTFLYYVQFTYNWQDFLAFALDEFESYEIINGYQEDREWDYFQKLLYPSPKEWQLIQNHKVCDVLKTKEDNLHLARAIEHKLFFSNGDEKKDELILKLDAQGFKIQSEIENEEGIKGFKFYRIDKPFYHNIDELTLYLIDLLEEHGASYDGWETSVVKS from the coding sequence ATGCAAGAATATTGGGAACTATATATGAAAAATTTAGAGGGTCATCCTGCCTCTATACAATTTAATGCAGGAATTTCTATGGATATAGAGGAGTTTAAATATACTTATCCTATTGTAGCATTTGTAAAAGTAAAGTTAAAAGAACCAAATGAACATGGTATGCTTAGTAAAGATGAAGAACCTGAGATTCTTTTTATGGAAGATAAATTGGAAGCCTCACTTATTAAATTTCGTATTGGAAAATATGTAGGTCGAGTAATTAGTGATGGATATGTTACTTTTTTATATTATGTACAGTTTACCTACAATTGGCAAGATTTTTTAGCATTCGCATTAGATGAATTTGAAAGTTATGAAATAATTAACGGATATCAGGAGGATAGAGAATGGGACTATTTTCAAAAACTACTGTATCCCTCACCAAAGGAATGGCAACTTATCCAAAATCATAAGGTATGTGATGTCCTTAAAACAAAAGAGGATAATTTACACCTTGCACGTGCAATAGAGCATAAATTATTTTTCTCAAATGGAGATGAAAAAAAAGATGAGCTGATATTAAAGCTGGATGCACAAGGATTTAAAATTCAATCAGAGATAGAAAATGAAGAAGGCATAAAAGGTTTTAAGTTCTACCGTATAGATAAACCTTTCTACCATAATATAGATGAACTTACTTTGTATCTTATAGATTTGTTAGAAGAACATGGAGCAAGTTATGATGGTTGGGAAACGAGTGTGGTTAAATCATAG
- a CDS encoding HypC/HybG/HupF family hydrogenase formation chaperone: MCLSIPSKVVKISDDRTMCTVDTMGVQRDANLMMMGDDEIQVGDYVLLHIGFVMNKIDEKEALISLDTYKEILEIMDENDRRKTILDDDECPNRGE; encoded by the coding sequence ATGTGTTTGTCTATACCAAGTAAAGTAGTAAAAATTTCAGATGATAGAACTATGTGCACTGTGGATACTATGGGTGTACAACGTGATGCTAATCTTATGATGATGGGTGATGATGAGATACAAGTAGGTGACTATGTACTTCTTCACATTGGTTTTGTTATGAATAAAATAGATGAAAAAGAAGCATTGATTTCTTTGGATACGTATAAAGAGATTCTTGAGATCATGGATGAGAATGATAGGCGAAAAACTATACTAGATGATGATGAATGTCCTAATAGGGGTGAATAA
- the cobA gene encoding uroporphyrinogen-III C-methyltransferase, with translation MKCRKTLPILLKEQHILLIGGGKVALQKAEVLAENNISFSIIAKEVHPKIYTLCNDIQKKAFKTQDIKDTLVVIDATGNDEVTEKLLEYKKKHPILLNVVDIPQCCDFYFMALTKNAPLQIAVSSSGASPTAAKYFRDKCQALIPDDLTTFLEELQTQRDQGVIEINKTLQTIENMTVKAYLVGCGLGDPDLLTIKAFNIIKNVDVVLYDNLISNEIMSIVPQDTTKVFVGKEKGFHSKSQEEINKLICKYIKQGYSVARLKSGDPFIFGRGAEELIYLTKKGISTEVIPGISSAVSGPLMANIPITARDYSNAFTVVSAHLKDNSINLEWVPMLENKDHTVIVLMGLTRIPDIVQKAKTLDIDMDTPCAIISNASRENQSVQVGTLDNISVLSLEAKRPAIIVFGKVVDFLHELEKHFIH, from the coding sequence ATGAAATGCAGAAAAACTTTACCTATATTACTGAAAGAACAACATATTCTTTTGATAGGTGGTGGGAAGGTCGCATTACAAAAAGCAGAAGTATTGGCTGAAAACAATATTTCATTTTCCATTATAGCTAAAGAAGTGCATCCTAAAATATACACATTGTGTAATGATATACAGAAAAAAGCCTTCAAAACTCAAGACATAAAAGATACTCTTGTGGTGATAGATGCAACAGGAAATGATGAAGTAACTGAAAAGCTTTTAGAGTATAAGAAGAAACACCCTATCTTACTGAATGTTGTAGATATACCACAATGTTGTGACTTTTACTTTATGGCATTGACAAAAAATGCACCACTGCAGATAGCAGTTTCAAGTTCTGGTGCTAGTCCTACTGCAGCTAAATATTTTAGAGATAAGTGTCAAGCACTCATACCGGATGATTTGACAACATTTCTTGAGGAGCTACAGACACAAAGAGATCAAGGTGTAATAGAAATCAACAAAACACTTCAGACAATTGAAAATATGACCGTAAAAGCATATTTGGTAGGATGTGGGCTAGGAGATCCTGACCTGCTCACTATCAAAGCGTTTAACATTATTAAAAATGTCGATGTGGTACTGTATGATAATCTTATTAGTAATGAAATTATGTCCATTGTACCACAAGATACAACAAAGGTTTTTGTCGGAAAGGAAAAAGGATTTCATTCCAAATCACAAGAAGAGATCAATAAACTCATATGCAAATATATCAAACAAGGATACTCTGTTGCACGTTTAAAAAGTGGTGATCCTTTTATTTTTGGTCGTGGTGCTGAAGAGTTAATTTACCTAACAAAAAAAGGTATATCAACAGAAGTAATACCAGGTATTTCTTCAGCGGTTTCTGGGCCATTGATGGCAAATATTCCAATAACGGCAAGGGATTACAGTAATGCTTTTACTGTTGTTTCTGCACACTTAAAAGATAACTCTATCAATCTTGAATGGGTCCCTATGTTAGAAAACAAAGACCATACGGTGATCGTTCTTATGGGACTTACCCGTATCCCAGATATTGTTCAAAAAGCTAAAACATTGGATATTGATATGGATACTCCTTGTGCCATTATCTCAAATGCCAGTAGAGAAAACCAATCGGTTCAGGTGGGGACACTTGATAATATAAGTGTACTTTCTCTGGAAGCAAAAAGGCCAGCAATTATTGTTTTTGGTAAGGTTGTTGATTTTTTGCATGAGTTAGAAAAACATTTTATTCACTAA
- the hypD gene encoding hydrogenase formation protein HypD, protein MALELKNLYDDFRDGETIKAYAEIIAKDAKKLKNPINIMEVCGGHTHTIMKFGLPQLMPDNINFIHGPGCPVCIMPKERIDHAYILAMQPDVILVTLGDMIKVPGSHGSLQDARAKGADVRFVYSPMECIKIAQDNLNKKVIFFAIGFETTTPMTAVLVEQVIKQKIPNILFHINHVTVPEVMVELIDSRDVHVDSYNNRIDAFLGPSHVSVISGSKIYDKFPKDYGRPVVVSGFEPVDVMQGISMIVKQFIEERCELEIQYKRVVNHEGNLNAQKLIDTYFEKIDLFRWRGLGNVPESGLKLKDEFAFLDAEVVYKNVLPLAEIEDHKLCICGDILRGMAKPPECTIFGTVCKPTTPIGSCMVSSEGACAAYYKYGNLL, encoded by the coding sequence ATGGCACTGGAACTTAAAAATTTATATGATGATTTTCGTGATGGTGAGACTATTAAAGCTTATGCTGAAATAATTGCTAAAGATGCTAAAAAATTGAAAAATCCTATCAATATTATGGAAGTGTGTGGTGGGCATACTCATACTATAATGAAGTTTGGATTGCCTCAACTCATGCCAGATAATATTAACTTTATTCATGGGCCAGGTTGTCCTGTATGTATTATGCCCAAAGAACGAATTGACCATGCCTATATTTTAGCTATGCAACCTGACGTTATTTTAGTTACTCTTGGTGATATGATAAAAGTACCTGGCAGTCATGGAAGCCTACAAGATGCGCGAGCTAAAGGGGCAGATGTACGATTTGTTTATTCTCCTATGGAGTGTATTAAAATAGCACAAGATAATCTCAATAAAAAAGTGATTTTCTTTGCCATAGGTTTTGAAACAACTACACCTATGACAGCTGTACTCGTAGAACAGGTGATTAAGCAAAAAATACCCAACATTTTATTTCATATTAACCATGTAACCGTACCTGAAGTGATGGTAGAACTCATAGACAGTCGTGATGTACATGTCGATAGTTACAATAATAGAATAGACGCATTTTTGGGACCTAGTCATGTAAGTGTGATCAGTGGCTCAAAAATATACGATAAATTTCCAAAAGATTATGGTCGTCCTGTAGTGGTCTCTGGGTTCGAACCCGTTGATGTAATGCAAGGTATTAGTATGATAGTCAAACAGTTTATAGAAGAGCGCTGTGAACTGGAAATTCAATACAAAAGAGTAGTGAATCATGAGGGGAATTTGAATGCTCAAAAACTCATAGATACCTATTTTGAAAAAATAGATCTTTTTAGGTGGAGAGGACTTGGAAATGTACCTGAAAGTGGGCTCAAACTTAAAGATGAGTTTGCCTTTTTGGATGCAGAAGTTGTATATAAAAATGTACTTCCTCTTGCAGAAATAGAAGACCATAAACTTTGTATTTGTGGTGATATACTGAGAGGTATGGCAAAACCACCTGAGTGCACAATCTTTGGAACTGTTTGTAAGCCTACGACACCAATTGGAAGTTGTATGGTTAGTAGTGAAGGAGCCTGTGCAGCTTATTATAAATATGGAAACTTATTATGA
- the hypB gene encoding hydrogenase nickel incorporation protein HypB codes for MCKDCGCSITVEQVHEHHGHEEHSHEHQKAHEHLHHNPQLNDTKTISVIQKILDKNDQEAEHNRDHFNKKGILGINLMSSPGSGKTTLLEYMADVADFKFGVVEGDLETNRDADRLIAKGIPASQIQTGSACHLDAFMVHKGLHDIPLDEIDVCFVENVGNLVCPASYDVGTHLNIVLVSVPEGEDKIAKYPVMFRQADLILITKTDLLPYFKYDIEAEKAEARRIKPSVDILEVNVNDIDSVKAVSDWIEFKRKMRA; via the coding sequence ATGTGTAAAGATTGCGGATGTAGTATAACAGTGGAGCAGGTACATGAACATCATGGTCATGAGGAACACTCTCATGAACATCAAAAGGCTCATGAACATTTGCATCATAATCCACAGCTTAATGATACAAAGACGATTTCTGTTATTCAAAAAATCTTAGATAAAAATGATCAAGAAGCAGAACATAATAGAGATCACTTTAACAAAAAGGGGATTTTAGGGATTAACCTTATGAGCAGCCCAGGTAGTGGAAAAACCACCTTATTAGAATATATGGCTGATGTTGCCGATTTTAAATTTGGTGTGGTTGAAGGTGATCTTGAGACTAATAGAGATGCCGACAGACTAATAGCCAAAGGTATTCCTGCATCGCAAATCCAAACGGGAAGTGCTTGTCACCTTGATGCTTTTATGGTCCATAAAGGTTTACATGATATACCATTAGATGAAATTGATGTATGTTTTGTGGAAAATGTAGGAAATTTAGTATGCCCCGCCTCATACGATGTAGGGACACACTTAAATATAGTATTGGTCTCTGTCCCGGAGGGTGAGGATAAGATTGCTAAGTACCCTGTAATGTTCCGTCAAGCTGACCTTATTCTTATCACCAAAACAGACTTACTCCCATATTTTAAGTATGATATTGAAGCAGAGAAAGCAGAAGCTAGACGTATAAAACCTAGTGTTGATATACTTGAAGTCAATGTGAACGATATAGATTCAGTCAAAGCAGTTTCAGACTGGATAGAATTTAAACGTAAAATGAGGGCTTAA
- a CDS encoding DUF4395 domain-containing protein: MSKSCPISIHRIDAHFVRFVAFEVLIIGLFLLMTEHLFFSFLLLFDFLIRTLKINKLSPFANIARFIIHRLDMQPKFCDEAPKRFSLYLGLAIVGFLTFFLIFGYTEIATILVIALLTCAFLEAAFDYCVGCKVYYYLQYFVQMNK, encoded by the coding sequence ATGTCAAAATCATGTCCCATTTCAATTCATCGAATTGATGCACACTTTGTACGTTTTGTTGCATTTGAAGTTTTAATTATTGGCTTATTCCTCTTAATGACTGAGCATCTCTTTTTTTCTTTTTTATTACTATTTGATTTTTTAATTCGTACTTTAAAAATAAATAAATTAAGTCCTTTTGCTAATATAGCAAGATTTATCATCCACCGTTTAGATATGCAACCCAAGTTTTGTGATGAGGCGCCTAAGCGTTTTTCACTCTATTTAGGCTTGGCAATTGTTGGTTTTTTAACTTTCTTTCTGATCTTTGGTTATACAGAGATCGCAACTATATTAGTTATTGCCCTATTAACTTGCGCTTTTCTAGAAGCGGCTTTTGATTATTGTGTAGGTTGTAAGGTTTATTACTATCTTCAATATTTTGTACAAATGAATAAATGA
- the hypA gene encoding hydrogenase maturation nickel metallochaperone HypA, producing MHEYSVVQALLNQCEEIAKQNDAERVTKVITKIGVMSGIETHLLQIAFDTFKEGTICDGADFVIHKQKLKLKCKECQEEFEIDEVRYYCIHCQSMKVKVLDGEDMYLMSLEMN from the coding sequence ATGCATGAATATAGTGTCGTACAAGCACTTTTAAACCAGTGTGAAGAGATAGCCAAGCAAAACGATGCAGAAAGAGTCACAAAGGTAATTACCAAAATAGGTGTGATGAGTGGTATAGAAACGCATCTTTTACAAATAGCGTTCGATACCTTTAAGGAAGGGACAATTTGTGATGGTGCCGATTTCGTTATCCATAAACAAAAGCTAAAACTGAAGTGTAAAGAGTGTCAGGAAGAATTTGAGATAGATGAAGTGAGATATTATTGTATTCATTGCCAGAGCATGAAAGTCAAGGTACTTGATGGAGAAGATATGTATCTTATGAGTCTTGAGATGAATTAA
- a CDS encoding transposase encodes MKCIYCNYPYTYLLKDNQRKCGKCKRKFSPQKLEREQKLRSLFVEGYNARETSKKTGMHFSTVLKHYENFRITIALHADKQYQLHAKSITGYDEYLYLPKSLRAEENIDKLKHFLTLSYENKVYNLMMPSIQRFNFDTNDTQEQKLLLKYLRFNKIAKLSKAQNTITQFWEFFEEFILQYKGVSDEQFIFYLKEAEWRFNYSKSELIHSLELSQRI; translated from the coding sequence ATGAAATGTATCTATTGTAATTATCCATATACCTATCTACTTAAAGATAATCAACGTAAATGCGGTAAGTGCAAACGTAAGTTCAGTCCTCAGAAACTAGAAAGAGAACAAAAATTACGATCACTCTTTGTAGAAGGATATAATGCCAGAGAAACATCAAAAAAAACGGGAATGCATTTTTCTACCGTACTAAAACATTACGAAAACTTCAGAATTACCATTGCTCTTCATGCAGATAAACAATACCAACTACATGCTAAAAGCATTACTGGCTATGATGAATACCTCTATCTACCTAAAAGTCTAAGAGCTGAAGAGAACATAGACAAACTTAAACACTTCCTCACTCTCTCATATGAAAATAAGGTCTACAACCTTATGATGCCTTCTATCCAACGTTTCAACTTCGATACCAATGATACACAAGAACAAAAACTTCTTCTTAAATACCTGCGTTTTAATAAAATAGCAAAACTTAGTAAAGCACAAAATACCATTACTCAGTTTTGGGAATTTTTTGAAGAATTTATATTGCAATACAAAGGTGTGAGTGATGAGCAGTTTATTTTTTATTTAAAAGAAGCAGAGTGGAGATTTAATTATTCTAAGAGTGAATTAATTCACTCTTTAGAATTGTCACAACGGATTTAA
- a CDS encoding HyaD/HybD family hydrogenase maturation endopeptidase: protein MVILGIGNILQKDDGLGVYAATYLNENYIFSKDIHIINGGVEGIHLVNIFMDNDHILILDSIKLEDEPASIYAIPAEELSGYGLNSGGAHEIGVLQCIDMLELQGKPVPKALVLGIIPFEVTFEITLSDTIKKAFIDYIGVALQYLEKHGINYQEKETIITLEEIINRAKDPSGAMI from the coding sequence ATGGTAATATTAGGCATTGGTAATATACTTCAAAAAGATGATGGGTTAGGAGTTTACGCTGCTACTTATTTAAATGAGAACTATATATTTTCAAAAGATATTCACATAATTAATGGTGGTGTAGAAGGTATTCATTTGGTTAATATCTTTATGGACAATGATCATATACTTATTTTGGATAGTATTAAATTAGAGGACGAACCAGCTTCTATCTATGCCATACCTGCTGAAGAGCTCAGTGGCTATGGACTAAATAGCGGTGGTGCACATGAGATAGGGGTATTGCAATGTATAGATATGTTAGAACTTCAGGGGAAACCTGTACCGAAAGCTCTGGTATTGGGCATTATCCCTTTTGAAGTGACATTTGAGATCACATTAAGTGATACTATTAAGAAAGCTTTTATAGACTATATTGGCGTAGCATTACAGTATCTTGAAAAACATGGTATTAACTATCAAGAAAAAGAAACAATCATTACCTTAGAAGAAATCATTAACCGTGCAAAAGATCCATCAGGTGCTATGATTTAA